The nucleotide sequence ATCTGTAAAAAGTCCTTTTTCTCTAGCTTTAAAAGACCAATAAAGCGCTGCCAGGTAGTTAATTTATCTTCAGTCATGATTCTCTAATTTTAAAGTTTTTTCAACTAGGTCTATAAAATAATCAGTAACTGTGATCTTGGCATCGCAATCTGTAATAGATGTGATATGATCTCTTAAAAAATGCTGATGTAATGCACCATCTATAATCATACTAGATAAGCTTAAAGAAAATTTATACTCTGGAGCCACCGTATTTACCATTTCAGCTATACGGCCAACCACTCTCTTATATACAGAAAAATAACCTCCTTTATTATCTGTATCTACTTCTTTGGTAAGATAAGATTTTGAAGATTCATTAATAATAATATTGTTTAAAGCAACTTCATTTATATGCTCAAAGCGAAAATCCTGTACCACAGGATGCGTCATCACCTCCACACCTTTAATTAATTTTTGAGTAGGATTGCCCATGCCGTGAGTAGATATAGTTAGCTGAAATTCTTTCCAACCCCAATACCAATTTGTAATATAAACCAGAAATTTGTGCTTATTCTCAAAGTATCTGTAAATAGAACTTTCATTAGAATTGATCTCCGCACCCAATTTCTTAAATGTGAATTTCTCAAACCCAATTTGATGGATTAAGAGAATTCCATTTCCCACAATCTTCTTACCAAGCTCACTAGATTCAGGATCTTTGA is from Gillisia sp. Hel1_33_143 and encodes:
- a CDS encoding TetR/AcrR family transcriptional regulator, whose protein sequence is MDKLFSSLKISINSDLYLKDPESSELGKKIVGNGILLIHQIGFEKFTFKKLGAEINSNESSIYRYFENKHKFLVYITNWYWGWKEFQLTISTHGMGNPTQKLIKGVEVMTHPVVQDFRFEHINEVALNNIIINESSKSYLTKEVDTDNKGGYFSVYKRVVGRIAEMVNTVAPEYKFSLSLSSMIIDGALHQHFLRDHITSITDCDAKITVTDYFIDLVEKTLKLENHD